The proteins below come from a single Piscinibacter gummiphilus genomic window:
- a CDS encoding ATP-dependent nuclease encodes MPDENRASLRQLRIALGYLPDKLGGNMTRVRRLEVRNFRSIQALDWTPSNGVNCLVGPGDSGKSTILDAIDLCLGARRSAPFGDTDFFSLDVTRTIVIAVTLGGLPDALKNIDTYGEFLRGFDLGTGLLEDEPRAGLETVLTLKLEVKGDLEPSWTLQSDRATNQQLERSLAWKDRSLLTPARIGTYANTNLSWARGSVLNRLTEERANLGSELADAARAARATFGAQAGPQLAQTLQLVAQTATDLGVAVGASAQALLDAHSVSISDGAIALHSEAGIPLRSLGTGSGRLLVAGLQRAAAAAATIALVDEVEYGLEPHRLMRLLDSLGAKDATQPLQVFMTTHSPVTLRELAGNQLFVVRERLGIHTATCAGTDDGIQGTLRKAAEAFLSKSVIVCEGASEVGFARGMDQWWVHCGATSFLARGGSYVDAGGGSPDQCFIRGEAFLKLGYRVLVFVDADKPVSTVGLVERFIANGGQYLTWRPGLALEDELFLHSSNDAVHALLNKADEMVGRELMAEHVKSKSHGQVTLDSIEAERMNGGYTPASRALLGLAARNNKNGWFKSVTGFQEIAKDVVGPHIANAEPGFVQIANQLWGWTSAAA; translated from the coding sequence ATGCCTGACGAAAACCGTGCATCCCTTCGGCAGCTTCGTATCGCGTTGGGATACTTGCCAGACAAACTGGGAGGAAACATGACGCGCGTCCGTCGCCTTGAAGTTCGCAACTTCCGCTCGATACAGGCACTTGATTGGACGCCGTCCAACGGCGTGAACTGTCTAGTTGGCCCGGGTGACAGTGGCAAGTCGACCATCCTTGATGCCATCGACCTGTGCCTTGGAGCGCGCAGGAGCGCACCTTTCGGCGACACGGACTTCTTCAGCCTGGACGTCACGCGGACCATCGTGATTGCGGTCACGCTCGGTGGACTACCGGACGCCCTGAAGAACATCGACACCTACGGAGAGTTTCTCCGCGGATTTGATCTCGGCACAGGATTGCTTGAAGACGAACCGCGCGCAGGACTAGAAACGGTTTTGACGCTGAAGCTGGAGGTCAAGGGCGACCTTGAGCCAAGTTGGACGCTTCAATCCGACCGAGCCACCAACCAGCAACTGGAACGGTCTCTGGCCTGGAAGGACCGCAGCCTCCTTACGCCAGCCCGAATCGGGACCTACGCGAACACGAACCTTTCCTGGGCTAGGGGCTCGGTGTTGAACCGACTTACGGAAGAGCGCGCGAACCTTGGATCGGAACTCGCCGACGCAGCACGTGCCGCCCGGGCCACCTTCGGAGCGCAGGCTGGCCCCCAACTCGCCCAGACCCTGCAACTGGTCGCTCAGACAGCTACCGACCTGGGCGTAGCCGTCGGCGCGAGCGCTCAGGCGCTACTTGATGCTCACTCGGTCTCGATTAGCGATGGTGCTATAGCCCTCCACAGCGAAGCCGGCATTCCTCTTCGGTCGCTGGGAACCGGTTCGGGGCGGCTCCTTGTCGCGGGTTTACAGAGGGCCGCAGCGGCGGCTGCAACCATCGCCTTGGTAGACGAAGTCGAGTACGGACTTGAGCCGCATCGGCTTATGCGGTTGCTCGACTCACTCGGTGCGAAAGACGCGACTCAGCCGCTGCAGGTCTTTATGACTACCCATTCACCGGTGACGCTCAGGGAACTCGCTGGCAACCAGCTTTTCGTCGTGCGCGAGCGTTTGGGCATCCACACAGCCACATGCGCCGGTACGGACGACGGCATTCAGGGTACCTTGCGCAAGGCAGCCGAGGCCTTCCTGTCCAAGTCCGTCATCGTCTGCGAGGGTGCGAGTGAGGTCGGATTCGCTCGCGGTATGGATCAGTGGTGGGTCCACTGTGGTGCGACGTCATTTCTGGCCCGCGGAGGCTCATACGTGGACGCAGGCGGAGGAAGCCCCGACCAATGCTTCATACGAGGTGAGGCGTTCCTCAAACTGGGCTATCGCGTCCTCGTCTTCGTCGACGCGGACAAGCCAGTTTCGACCGTCGGACTCGTTGAGAGATTCATTGCGAATGGCGGGCAGTACCTCACATGGCGACCGGGCTTGGCACTTGAGGACGAGCTATTCCTCCATTCAAGCAATGACGCCGTGCATGCGCTGCTGAATAAAGCGGACGAGATGGTCGGCCGCGAGCTCATGGCTGAGCACGTTAAGTCGAAGTCGCACGGACAAGTCACCTTGGATTCCATAGAGGCCGAACGGATGAATGGCGGCTACACGCCTGCGAGTCGAGCATTGCTCGGACTTGCCGCTCGCAACAACAAGAACGGCTGGTTCAAGTCAGTGACTGGTTTCCAGGAAATCGCTAAGGACGTCGTCGGACCTCACATTGCGAATGCAGAGCCGGGCTTCGTCCAAATTGCGAACCAACTCTGGGGATGGACGAGTGCCGCCGCCTGA
- a CDS encoding LysR family transcriptional regulator, which produces MSPDKPSGKPLALAQVARLRFRHLQFLDILGKTRNLRLTAEQMHITQPAATKVLMDIEEMLESTLFDRLPRGMRPNELGLFTLRYAHAALDGHRKFVDEFSTLKQGGHGHVSIGAISGSAAHLLIAAVAELQRLRPLLVVKVLEQSSDQLIVWLAERKIDVMIGRFTDESQRAQFQYEKLAGEGLQVTAGVHHPLRGPTAPSLLELSHWPWILYPTSTALRRVSDDIFSRTGLSLTSGIVETPSFLFALELMQSTNMLSLQPAALVDKYVRRGLLTRIAAELPDRMPDFGMITLQGEPPSTAAQAFMDVMRQLAGQVEDAA; this is translated from the coding sequence ATGAGTCCGGACAAGCCTTCTGGCAAACCCTTGGCCTTGGCGCAGGTCGCGCGGCTGCGCTTCCGGCATCTGCAGTTCCTCGACATCCTGGGCAAGACGCGCAACCTGCGCCTCACCGCCGAGCAGATGCACATCACGCAGCCGGCCGCCACCAAGGTGCTGATGGACATCGAAGAGATGCTCGAGTCGACCCTGTTCGACCGCCTGCCGCGCGGCATGCGCCCCAACGAGCTGGGCCTCTTCACCTTGCGCTATGCGCACGCCGCACTCGACGGCCACCGCAAGTTCGTCGACGAGTTCAGCACCTTGAAGCAAGGCGGGCACGGCCATGTGTCGATCGGCGCCATCTCGGGCTCGGCCGCACACCTGCTGATCGCCGCGGTGGCCGAGCTGCAGCGCCTGCGCCCGCTGCTGGTGGTGAAGGTGCTGGAACAGAGCAGCGACCAGCTCATCGTGTGGCTGGCCGAACGCAAGATCGACGTGATGATCGGCCGCTTCACCGACGAATCGCAACGCGCCCAGTTCCAGTACGAGAAGCTCGCCGGCGAAGGCCTGCAGGTCACGGCGGGTGTGCACCACCCACTGCGCGGGCCCACCGCACCGAGCCTGCTGGAGCTGTCGCACTGGCCGTGGATTCTTTACCCGACGTCGACCGCGCTGCGCAGGGTGTCGGACGACATCTTCAGCCGCACAGGCCTGTCGCTCACCTCAGGCATCGTCGAGACGCCGTCGTTCCTGTTCGCACTCGAGCTGATGCAGAGCACCAACATGCTGTCGCTTCAGCCGGCGGCGCTGGTGGACAAGTACGTGCGGCGAGGCCTGCTGACGCGCATCGCGGCCGAGCTGCCCGATCGCATGCCCGACTTCGGGATGATCACGCTGCAGGGGGAGCCGCCGAGCACGGCGGCGCAGGCGTTCATGGATGTGATGCGACAGCTTGCGGGGCAGGTGGAAGACGCGGCGTAG
- a CDS encoding IlvD/Edd family dehydratase: protein MDHRAGRRFRSREWFADPQRSDMTALYLERFMNYGLTPEELRSGRPIVGIAQTGSDLSPCNRIHLELARRVRDGIRDAGGVPIEFPVHPIFENCRRPSAALDRNLAYLGLVEILYGYPIDAVVLTTGCDKTTPAGIMAASTVDIPAIVLSGGPMLDGWHDGELVGSGTVIWRSRRQLAAGEIDEEEFMQRACSSAPSAGHCNTMGTASTMNAVAEALGLSLPGCAAIPAPYRERGQMAYETGRRIVGMAFEDLRPSRILSRESFLNALSIVSVAGGSSNAQVHIMAMARHAGVELRPEDWTEHAYDLPLLLNMQPAGKFLGERFFRAGGVSALMWELQQAGRLHGGCASVTGKTVAQNIEGRAPTDRDVIRPFDAPLMQKAGFLVLSGNLFDFGIMKTSVISQRFRERYLSRPGHEGVFEARAVVFDGADDYHARINDPALEIDEGCILVMRGAGPIGWPGSAEVVNMQPPDALIQRGIVALPTLGDGRQSGTADSPSILNVSPESAAGGGLSWLQTGDVIRIDLNAGRCDALVPVDEIERRKRELPTPPVPPSQSPWEEMYRSHTGQLVDGATLDMALKYRRIAERTPRHNH from the coding sequence ATGGACCACCGAGCCGGTCGGCGCTTTCGCTCGCGCGAATGGTTTGCCGACCCCCAACGCTCCGACATGACGGCGCTCTACCTGGAGCGCTTCATGAACTACGGGCTGACGCCCGAAGAGCTCCGCTCCGGCCGGCCCATCGTCGGCATCGCGCAGACGGGCAGCGACCTCTCGCCGTGCAACCGCATTCACCTGGAGCTCGCGCGCCGGGTGCGCGACGGCATTCGCGACGCGGGAGGCGTCCCGATCGAGTTCCCGGTGCACCCGATCTTCGAGAACTGCCGCCGCCCGAGCGCAGCGCTCGACCGCAACCTGGCCTACCTGGGCCTGGTCGAGATTCTGTACGGCTACCCGATCGACGCGGTGGTGCTGACCACCGGCTGCGACAAGACCACACCGGCCGGCATCATGGCCGCGTCGACCGTCGACATCCCGGCCATCGTGCTGTCGGGCGGGCCCATGCTCGACGGCTGGCATGACGGCGAGCTGGTGGGCTCGGGCACGGTCATCTGGCGCAGCCGCCGGCAGCTAGCGGCCGGCGAGATCGACGAAGAAGAATTCATGCAGCGCGCCTGCAGCAGCGCCCCCTCGGCCGGCCACTGCAACACGATGGGCACGGCCTCGACCATGAATGCGGTGGCCGAGGCGCTGGGGCTCTCGTTGCCCGGCTGCGCGGCCATTCCCGCGCCGTACCGCGAGCGCGGCCAGATGGCCTACGAGACCGGGCGGCGCATCGTCGGCATGGCCTTCGAGGACTTGCGCCCGTCACGCATCCTCAGCCGCGAGAGTTTTCTCAACGCGCTGTCGATCGTCAGCGTGGCGGGGGGCTCCAGCAACGCGCAAGTGCACATCATGGCGATGGCCCGCCATGCCGGCGTGGAGTTGCGCCCCGAAGACTGGACCGAGCACGCCTACGACCTGCCGCTGCTGCTGAACATGCAGCCCGCCGGCAAGTTTCTCGGCGAACGATTCTTCCGCGCCGGCGGCGTGTCGGCGCTGATGTGGGAGCTGCAGCAGGCCGGTCGCCTGCATGGTGGTTGCGCGAGCGTCACCGGCAAGACGGTGGCGCAAAACATCGAGGGCCGCGCGCCCACCGATCGTGACGTGATCCGCCCGTTCGACGCGCCGCTCATGCAGAAAGCCGGCTTCCTGGTGCTGAGCGGCAACCTGTTCGACTTCGGCATCATGAAGACGTCGGTGATCTCGCAGCGCTTTCGCGAGCGCTACCTGAGCCGGCCGGGGCACGAGGGCGTCTTCGAAGCGCGCGCCGTGGTGTTCGACGGCGCCGACGACTACCACGCCCGCATCAACGACCCGGCGCTCGAGATCGACGAAGGCTGCATCCTCGTGATGCGTGGCGCCGGCCCCATCGGCTGGCCGGGCTCGGCCGAGGTGGTGAACATGCAACCGCCCGATGCGCTCATCCAGCGCGGCATCGTCGCGCTGCCCACGCTGGGCGATGGCCGCCAGTCGGGCACGGCTGACAGCCCGTCGATCCTGAACGTGTCGCCCGAAAGCGCCGCCGGCGGTGGCTTGAGCTGGCTGCAGACCGGCGATGTGATCCGCATCGACCTGAATGCCGGCCGCTGCGACGCGCTGGTGCCGGTCGACGAGATCGAGCGCCGCAAGCGCGAGCTGCCGACGCCGCCAGTGCCACCCAGCCAGTCCCCATGGGAAGAGATGTACCGCAGCCACACCGGCCAGCTGGTGGACGGCGCCACGCTCGACATGGCCCTGAAGTACCGGCGCATCGCCGAACGCACGCCGCGCCACAACCACTGA
- a CDS encoding fumarylacetoacetate hydrolase family protein — MTSTTTVLPVRTDGLHPVLPQDGLAGTLVARVWRAGSPAGPAVVVLRPEGVFDLSRHFPTMSTLLETDQPAQAVRSAAGELLCSVEALLDNSKPEGRDDAAPWLLAPCDLQVVKAAGVTFASSMIERVIEEQAGGDASRAQGLRSQVTALIGSSLADIRPGSPQARALKELLQQKKLWSQYLEVGIGPDAEVFTKSPVLAAVGHGQDIGIRADSAWNNPEPEVVLAVNSRGGIVGAALGNDVNLRDIEGRSALLLGKAKDNNASCAIGPFIRLFDDGFGLEQLRRETVHLHVSGSDGFTLRGINTMASISRDPVDLVAQTIACHQYPDGFMLFLGTLFAPTEDRDTPGGGFTHKLGDVVTIHSHWLGGLQNRVTHCEAAPPWRFGLRALIGNLAERGLLQGARL; from the coding sequence ATGACTTCAACGACGACGGTGCTGCCTGTGCGCACCGATGGCCTGCACCCCGTGCTGCCGCAAGACGGGCTGGCGGGCACGCTGGTGGCGCGCGTGTGGCGCGCAGGCTCGCCGGCCGGCCCGGCCGTGGTGGTGCTGCGCCCCGAGGGGGTGTTCGACCTCAGCCGGCACTTCCCGACCATGAGCACGCTGCTCGAGACCGACCAGCCGGCGCAGGCCGTGCGTTCAGCGGCCGGGGAATTGCTGTGCAGCGTCGAGGCGCTGCTCGACAACAGCAAGCCCGAAGGCCGTGACGACGCAGCGCCCTGGCTGCTCGCGCCGTGCGACCTGCAGGTGGTCAAGGCAGCGGGCGTGACCTTTGCGTCGAGCATGATCGAGCGCGTGATCGAGGAGCAGGCCGGTGGCGACGCGAGCCGTGCCCAAGGGTTGCGCAGCCAGGTCACGGCGCTGATCGGGTCCAGCCTCGCCGACATCCGCCCCGGCTCGCCGCAGGCGCGGGCGCTCAAGGAGTTGCTGCAGCAGAAGAAGCTGTGGTCTCAGTACCTCGAAGTGGGCATCGGGCCCGATGCCGAGGTCTTCACCAAGTCGCCGGTGCTCGCGGCCGTGGGCCATGGGCAGGACATCGGCATCCGAGCCGACTCGGCCTGGAACAACCCCGAGCCCGAGGTCGTGCTGGCGGTCAACAGCCGGGGCGGCATCGTGGGCGCCGCGCTCGGAAACGACGTCAACCTGCGCGACATCGAAGGCCGCAGCGCGCTGCTGCTCGGCAAGGCCAAGGACAACAACGCGTCGTGCGCCATCGGCCCTTTCATCCGCCTGTTCGACGACGGGTTCGGCCTCGAGCAGCTGCGCCGCGAGACCGTCCACCTTCACGTGAGCGGTAGCGACGGCTTCACGCTGCGCGGCATCAACACCATGGCGAGCATCAGCCGCGACCCGGTCGACCTGGTGGCGCAGACGATCGCCTGCCACCAGTACCCCGACGGCTTCATGCTGTTCCTCGGCACGCTCTTCGCGCCCACCGAAGACCGCGACACGCCCGGCGGCGGCTTCACGCACAAGCTCGGCGACGTGGTCACCATCCACAGCCACTGGCTGGGCGGCCTGCAGAACCGGGTCACGCACTGCGAGGCTGCGCCGCCCTGGCGCTTCGGCTTGCGCGCGCTCATCGGCAACCTGGCCGAGCGCGGGTTGCTGCAAGGGGCGCGGCTGTGA
- a CDS encoding TRAP transporter small permease: MDAAIDRFCHAIDLLIAAALAVMVVLVFGNVVLRYVFNSGIAVSEEVARWLFVWLCFLGAVAALKEGGHLGTDMLVSRLPVAGKKVCMVLGHVLMLYVTWLFLQGSWQQARINMDMEAPVTGMPVSIFYASGVVFSVCAGVLLLLQLVRLLTGQLRESELVMVKESEEQAELEALQAELARSELQPGVDTKGPRP, translated from the coding sequence ATCGACGCCGCCATCGATCGCTTCTGCCACGCGATCGATCTGCTGATCGCTGCCGCGCTCGCGGTGATGGTGGTGCTGGTGTTCGGCAACGTCGTGCTGCGCTATGTCTTCAACTCCGGCATCGCAGTCAGCGAGGAGGTGGCGCGCTGGCTGTTCGTGTGGCTGTGCTTCCTGGGCGCTGTGGCCGCGCTGAAGGAAGGCGGGCACCTCGGCACCGACATGCTGGTGTCGCGCCTGCCCGTGGCCGGCAAGAAGGTGTGCATGGTGCTGGGCCACGTGCTGATGCTGTACGTGACCTGGCTCTTCCTCCAGGGGAGCTGGCAGCAGGCGCGCATCAACATGGACATGGAGGCGCCCGTCACCGGCATGCCAGTGTCCATCTTCTACGCCTCGGGCGTGGTCTTCTCGGTGTGCGCGGGCGTGCTGCTGCTCCTGCAGCTGGTGCGCCTGTTGACAGGCCAGCTCCGCGAGAGCGAGCTCGTGATGGTCAAGGAATCGGAAGAGCAGGCCGAACTCGAAGCGCTGCAGGCCGAGCTTGCGCGCAGCGAGCTGCAGCCAGGCGTTGACACGAAGGGCCCTCGGCCATGA
- a CDS encoding TRAP transporter large permease subunit has translation MTVFIFLGSLVGAMALGIPIAYALLASGVALMWHLDLFDAQILAQNFINGADSFPLLAVPFFMLAGEIMNAGGLSQRIVNFALALVGHVKGGLGYVTILAACLLSALSGSAVADAAALAALLLPMMIKAGHKREVSGGLIAASGVIGPIIPPSIGFVIFGVAANVSITKLFIAGIVPGIMIGLGLALTWWWVGRKEKLVLPERKTRAEVWAAAREAVWALLLPVFILVGLRMGVFTPTEAAVVAAVYALFVSTVVYRELTLSALVRIFVTAARTTAVVMFLVAAAMVSAWLITVANLPVQMVDLLRPLLDNQTLLLIAIMVLVMLVGTAMDMTPTILIMTPVLMPLIKAAGIDPVYFGVLFIINNSIGLVTPPVGTVLNVVAGVGRMKMDEVTRGVLPFMAAQFAVMFVMVLFPQTVLVPLRWFY, from the coding sequence ATGACCGTCTTCATCTTCCTCGGCAGCCTTGTTGGCGCGATGGCGCTGGGCATTCCCATCGCCTACGCGCTGCTCGCGAGCGGCGTGGCGCTGATGTGGCACCTGGACTTATTCGACGCGCAGATCCTGGCCCAGAACTTCATCAACGGCGCCGACAGCTTCCCGCTGCTGGCGGTGCCCTTCTTCATGTTGGCCGGCGAGATCATGAATGCCGGCGGCCTGTCGCAGCGCATCGTCAACTTCGCGCTCGCGCTCGTGGGGCATGTGAAGGGCGGGCTGGGTTACGTGACGATCCTCGCGGCCTGCCTGCTGTCGGCCTTGTCGGGCTCGGCCGTGGCCGACGCGGCGGCGCTGGCGGCGCTGCTGCTGCCGATGATGATCAAGGCCGGGCACAAGAGGGAAGTGTCGGGCGGGCTGATCGCGGCGTCGGGCGTCATCGGCCCGATCATTCCGCCGAGCATCGGCTTCGTCATCTTCGGCGTCGCGGCCAACGTGTCGATCACCAAGCTCTTCATCGCCGGCATCGTGCCCGGCATCATGATCGGCCTGGGCCTGGCGCTCACGTGGTGGTGGGTGGGCCGGAAGGAAAAGCTGGTGCTGCCCGAGCGCAAGACGCGCGCCGAAGTGTGGGCCGCGGCACGCGAGGCGGTGTGGGCGCTGCTGCTGCCGGTGTTCATCCTCGTGGGCTTGCGCATGGGCGTGTTCACGCCCACCGAGGCGGCGGTCGTCGCGGCCGTCTACGCGCTTTTCGTCTCCACCGTGGTGTACCGCGAGCTGACGCTTTCGGCGCTGGTGCGCATCTTCGTCACGGCGGCCCGCACCACGGCGGTGGTGATGTTCCTGGTGGCAGCGGCCATGGTGTCGGCGTGGCTCATCACGGTGGCCAACCTGCCGGTGCAGATGGTCGACCTGTTGAGGCCGCTGCTCGACAACCAGACGCTGCTGCTGATCGCGATCATGGTGCTCGTGATGCTGGTGGGCACGGCGATGGACATGACGCCCACCATCCTCATCATGACGCCGGTGCTCATGCCCTTGATCAAGGCAGCGGGCATCGACCCCGTCTACTTCGGCGTGCTCTTCATCATCAACAACTCCATCGGCCTGGTCACTCCGCCGGTGGGCACCGTGCTCAACGTGGTGGCCGGTGTCGGCCGCATGAAGATGGATGAAGTCACGCGCGGGGTGCTGCCGTTCATGGCCGCCCAGTTCGCGGTGATGTTCGTGATGGTGCTCTTCCCGCAGACGGTGCTCGTGCCGCTGCGCTGGTTCTATTGA
- a CDS encoding TRAP transporter substrate-binding protein, which produces MKIRSLGVAAALLAALVAPAAAQHVFKIGTGLNEEHPQAKALKFFADQLAAKSGGKLTARVYTSGSLGNDISMTSALRGGTLEMTIPDSSTLVSLVKPFGVLNLPMTFNNEKEADAVLDGPFGQKLLATLPDKGLIGLAFWENGFRHVTNSRRPVQKADDLSGLKLRVIQSPLFLDTFNALGANATPMPFTELYTAMEQAAVDGQENPAATILASKFYEVQKHMVLSRHMYSAWVLLLAKKTWDGLSADERKIVQEAAREATAYERKTIRAFSETALADLKKAGMQITELPAAEHAKMRSKLQPVLAKFSKEFGEDSTAEMNAELAKVRGGTTAAK; this is translated from the coding sequence ATGAAAATCAGATCACTCGGCGTCGCGGCCGCCCTGCTGGCCGCCCTGGTTGCCCCCGCGGCGGCGCAGCACGTATTCAAGATCGGCACCGGCCTCAACGAAGAGCATCCGCAGGCGAAGGCGCTTAAGTTCTTCGCCGACCAGCTGGCCGCCAAGAGCGGCGGCAAGCTCACCGCGCGGGTCTACACCAGCGGCTCGCTCGGCAACGACATCAGCATGACCTCGGCCCTGCGCGGCGGCACGCTGGAGATGACCATCCCCGACAGCTCCACGCTCGTCTCGCTGGTCAAGCCCTTCGGCGTGCTGAACCTGCCCATGACCTTCAACAACGAGAAGGAGGCCGACGCCGTGCTCGACGGCCCGTTCGGCCAGAAGCTGCTGGCCACGCTGCCCGACAAGGGCCTCATCGGCCTCGCCTTCTGGGAGAACGGCTTCCGCCACGTCACCAACTCGCGCCGGCCGGTGCAGAAGGCCGACGACCTGAGCGGCCTGAAGCTGCGCGTCATCCAGAGCCCGCTCTTCCTCGACACCTTCAACGCCCTCGGCGCCAACGCCACGCCCATGCCCTTCACCGAGCTCTACACGGCGATGGAGCAGGCGGCGGTAGACGGCCAGGAGAACCCGGCGGCCACCATCCTCGCGAGCAAGTTCTACGAAGTGCAGAAGCACATGGTGCTCTCGCGGCACATGTACAGCGCCTGGGTGCTGCTGCTGGCGAAGAAGACGTGGGATGGCCTCTCGGCCGACGAACGCAAGATCGTGCAGGAGGCTGCGCGTGAAGCCACCGCCTACGAGCGCAAGACCATTCGCGCGTTTTCCGAGACGGCGCTCGCCGATCTGAAGAAGGCCGGCATGCAGATCACCGAGCTGCCCGCGGCCGAGCACGCCAAGATGCGCAGCAAGCTGCAGCCGGTGCTGGCCAAGTTCAGCAAGGAATTCGGCGAAGACTCCACCGCCGAGATGAACGCCGAGCTGGCCAAGGTGCGCGGCGGCACGACCGCCGCCAAGTAA
- a CDS encoding UvrD-helicase domain-containing protein, with translation MQSRASSKLRTNSGDGRVPPPEIDIFQARLGSVTAPAGCGKTQLIADALSQHTDIKPVLVLTHTNAGVTALRARLQRGGVPSSAYRVSTIDGFAMQLAAKFPLRVGLDARVLELANPNADYPAIRVAVRGLLQAGHIGDPIASTYSRLLVDEYQDCNTAQHAIVCSIAQALPSCILGDPMQAIFGFRDPLVHWEREAQAAFPPIGSLQTPWRWRLAGMDALGAWLLQARASLQAGQPVDLRGAPEGVQWVQLTRGMEVQQRLAAARTEAPIRDGRVLVIGDSMNVNGRHQLTMQTPGATSVEAVDLKDLVSFARQFDLGNPNALRRLAEFATSLMTEVGTANLLARVETIRGGRARTPATHAEAAAVAFMASPSHTTSIDVLQALADQRGARVYRPEVLHCCISALRAAGGEGGFIGAAMRARERNRHRGRPLGRRAVGSTLLLKGLEADVAVILEPERMTAQHLYVALTRGARRVVVCSATPLLTPAAGR, from the coding sequence ATGCAGAGCCGGGCTTCGTCCAAATTGCGAACCAACTCTGGGGATGGACGAGTGCCGCCGCCTGAAATCGATATCTTTCAGGCGCGCCTAGGCTCAGTGACCGCCCCGGCCGGATGCGGCAAGACCCAGCTCATCGCGGACGCGCTGAGTCAGCACACCGACATCAAGCCAGTCTTGGTGTTGACGCACACCAACGCTGGAGTCACCGCTCTACGCGCGAGGCTCCAGCGCGGAGGCGTCCCGAGCTCAGCGTACAGGGTGTCGACCATCGACGGTTTCGCGATGCAGTTGGCGGCAAAGTTTCCTCTCCGCGTGGGCCTCGATGCACGCGTTCTCGAGCTGGCCAACCCGAACGCCGACTACCCAGCTATCCGAGTCGCCGTTCGAGGTCTCCTACAGGCAGGTCACATCGGTGACCCCATCGCTTCGACTTATTCGCGCTTGCTGGTGGACGAGTATCAAGACTGCAACACCGCGCAGCACGCCATCGTCTGTTCCATCGCGCAAGCGCTGCCCTCCTGCATTCTTGGTGACCCGATGCAGGCGATATTCGGCTTCCGCGACCCGCTGGTTCACTGGGAGCGTGAGGCTCAGGCCGCGTTCCCGCCCATCGGCTCGCTGCAGACCCCTTGGCGATGGCGCCTCGCAGGCATGGACGCACTGGGGGCTTGGCTACTGCAAGCCCGGGCATCATTGCAGGCCGGTCAACCTGTGGATCTGCGTGGAGCGCCAGAGGGCGTCCAGTGGGTTCAACTGACCCGAGGCATGGAAGTGCAGCAGCGACTGGCGGCCGCCCGGACGGAAGCGCCAATCCGAGACGGCCGCGTTTTGGTGATTGGCGACTCCATGAATGTCAACGGTCGCCACCAACTCACCATGCAGACACCGGGCGCCACCTCCGTCGAGGCTGTCGACCTGAAGGACCTAGTGAGCTTCGCCCGCCAGTTCGACTTAGGGAATCCAAACGCGCTGCGACGGCTTGCCGAGTTCGCGACTTCACTGATGACCGAGGTAGGCACTGCCAACTTACTCGCGCGAGTCGAAACGATACGAGGCGGCCGAGCCCGCACGCCGGCAACGCACGCAGAAGCCGCAGCAGTGGCGTTCATGGCGTCTCCCAGTCACACGACCTCGATTGACGTGCTCCAGGCCCTCGCGGACCAACGCGGTGCGCGTGTCTACCGACCCGAAGTGCTGCATTGCTGTATCTCGGCGTTGAGAGCAGCCGGAGGCGAAGGTGGGTTCATTGGTGCGGCAATGCGAGCCCGTGAGCGAAACCGCCATCGGGGCCGGCCGCTGGGCCGGCGCGCCGTTGGAAGCACTCTTCTTCTTAAAGGGCTGGAGGCTGACGTCGCGGTCATTCTTGAGCCCGAGCGCATGACTGCACAGCACCTCTACGTGGCGCTCACGCGAGGCGCAAGGCGAGTCGTTGTTTGCTCGGCGACGCCTTTGCTAACGCCCGCCGCAGGCCGCTAG